In the Silene latifolia isolate original U9 population chromosome 1, ASM4854445v1, whole genome shotgun sequence genome, GACGTAAGAAATAAAAATAATGGGGTTAATTTATTATCAAAAGGCGAAAGAAGGCGGTAAGAACTAAAAATTAACAATGGCGATGAAGAAGATAAGAAGCAATAAATTGAAATATGCCAATatttaaaatcacgttttttttaatttattatttaatttaatctatCCTAGTCATCTTTCCGGTGAAACATCAATATTTTTCGGCTAGAAATTTACTCGGAAATCTCTAATTGGGGCGAATTGCACATCGGATATAACTAATGgggttaatttgcacgtataaaatgttatggggctaatttgcacgtagtggcaaacgtttggggcttatttgccacttccccgCTTGTTTTATTATAAAAAGTGGTATGAAAATTGAGCTGTTTACAACGTttacaactttagacggatagtgtccgtttaAAGCGAGAATTTGGGCAAGACGAGAGATCTGGTGGGAATATTCGGGAGTTTGTGATTGCGAGGAAGATAAAGGTCCGTCCAAACTCTGTGTGCTCTCTAGGACTCAATCCAACTATAAATACACAAGTAATATTACGTAACTCAAGTCATCCCCACCAATTAACTTTGATTAAGAACATCCTTATTTCCAATCAAAATCCAATTATACTCTTCTCTATTTATTTATTATTCGACCCACCATCCTTTCTTCCCCTTCCTATCCACACCGACACCTTCAAGTTTGAATCCCTGACAATTCTTTGTTGGGGGCATTCTTCTATTTTCCAATCCCCCATTAAATTATCAGGTTTGCTTTTCTATGGATCTTTGCTTCTTTGTTGATTTGCTGGTTGATTACATATGTTTTGATTGTTGCATGAGGTGGGAAATGTGATATTTACACCATCCAATCTCGGTATATCATCCTCTCACATGCAACATGTAGAGTCCATAAGACTCGGTACCACCCGGTGCTGTCATCTCATTTTCTGCGTGATTTTTTTCAATGATGGTGTTTGATCTTAATGGATTTTAATAAAGTTGGGATCTTTGAGCTTAATGTAATGTAAATGGATCCATTATTTTGTTAAATTTATATACTTTCAGTTAGATGATACTCATATTTATATGCTTGTTTTGGGTATTACTGATCACCAGGTAGTAGCACAACTCAAAAAGAGTCAAAATGAAGGCTTTGATTCTTGTTGGAGGGTTTGGAACAAGGCTCAGGCCATTTACACTCAGCTTTCCTAAGCCTCTCGTCGATTTCGCTAACAAGCCCATGATCCTTCATCAGGTTCCATTCTCAACTAGACCTTGGCTTTATGGATTTCATGTTTTGATCAATGTGTCCGACTTAACTAATTGTAAAAATTGATCCTTTGTAAATATGTGACATTTCATATAATTTTCTTTTCGATGTTAAGATCTGGTAATTGGTATTAGCTCATGGTTTTACTTTCCCGCGATTCTTGTATGTGACGGTCTCATACAAATTCGTATGCATTGGTTTCAAATATTAAAACAGTCCGATACAAGTATTTTGTGATCGTAATTTAAGAAGTTGTTCTGTTTGTGGAATGATGGAATTGCAAAAATAGGTTACCTGCAATTTCTGATGATGCTGCCGTTTTCGCAGCATTTGGAGAACAATCTGAATTTTTCCTCATAGTTACTTTAAAAATTTTCTCAGATAGAAGCTCTGAAGGCTGTTGGGGTTACCGAAGTGGTTTTGGCTATCAATTATCAACCAGAGGTACTTTATGTTCAAGATCTTGGTTGCATATGACtcttattataaaaataaatacgaGTATATAAACCGTTGCATCTTTCAACAGGTGATGTTGAACTTCTTGAAGGACTTTGAGGCCAAGCTTGGGATCAAAATTACTTGTTCCCAAGAGACGGAACCTATGGGTACTGCTGGTCCTTTGGCATTGGCTCGGGACAAACTTATTGATAATTCTGGCGAGCCTTTTTTTGTTCTCAACAGTGATGTAATCAGTGAGTACCCCCTGAAAGAGATGATAGAATTCCACAAAGCTCACGATGGTGAGGCTTCAATCATGGTCACAAAGGTACTTCCATCTGACTTTCTTTTCAATTCATCTTTAGATTTTTGTTCGGTGTTATCATTAACAACATTACATCATCCTAGTACCTCAAAGGTTCTTGCCCATGGATAGGGATATGGGTGTTATGTAAACAACCTTACCTATCTGTTTAAATAATCTAAATACACAGAGGTTGTTTTTGCATGACCCGTAATGAAAATTGCTGTTGCTATTGCCGTGACCCGCCGTTACTTGACTATAACCGCAGACTGTTTAATGAGCCATTTTGCTCTATTTCATTATATTCTAAAACCAAAGAATCAGCAATTCTTCGGCTTTACTGAAATTGAAATCTTAAGCTTTGTGTTTCAtcaaacaactaaaattctcatAATCTGATAGGTTGATGAGCCATCAAAATACGGTGTTGTTGTGATGGAGGAATCAACTGGAAAGGTTGAGAGGTTTGTCGAGAAACCTAAACTATTTGTAGGCAACAAGATCAATGCTGGGATTTATCTATTGGACCCATCTGTTCTTGACAAAATTGAACTTAGACCTACTTCAATTGAAAAAGAAGTCTTCCCGAAAATTGCAGCCGAGAAAAAGCTGTATGCTATGGTTCTACCTGGGTTTTGGATGGACATTGGACAGCCAAGAGATTACATCACAGGTCTCAGGCTCTACCTTGATTCACTGAGGAAGAAATCATCACCCAAATTGGCCAGTGGGGACCACATTATCGGAAATGTGTTGGTTGATGAAACAGCAAAGATAGGAGAAGGGTGTCTGATTGGGCCGGATGTTGCAGTTGGGCCAGGCTGTGTGATTGAGTCAGGGGTTAGACTATCTCGCTGCACAGTCATGCGTGGGGTTCGGATCAAGAAACATGCTTGCATCTCTAGCAGCATTATCGGGTGGCACTCTACTGTAGGGCAGTGGGCACGTGTAGAGAACATGACTCTTCTCGGAGAAGATGTCCATGTTTCGGATGAGGTTTACAGTAATGGCGGAGTTGTGTTGCCTCACAAGGAGATCAAAACTAGCATTCTGAAGCCTGAGATCGTTATGTGAGCGTGTTCGCCCCAAATTCCCATCGGTTCAAGCCATGATCACCTCCAGGATATGGTAGATTACTCTATCGAGGTTGTAATTTATTCAGATTTCGGAATGTGTTATTCGTATTTTTGTGAGTTGTTAGTTTCAATTGCCAGCATAGTTTGTGTGAGTTTTAGCATTTTTTTAAAAAGAAGATTTAGCAGGGTCTGCTGTGGAGTGTGGACCGTGTATGTTATTATCTCAATACTCATTCCCCATCTTCCCCACTCCAAACATACACCAAAATAAGTGTACATAGAGAAAATTATTGTATTGGTTCATTTGTATTTATTCAACTAAATTGATTTGGTGATAATCTAATAATGTACGTTTGTTCTCACTTTTTTGGTCAATTCCGATTCATGGTCAAAACAAGAGAGTATTTGGGTGATTTGTGTATTAAGCTACTTTTCGAtctcaaatttttttttatttttttttatctaGATATATGTTTTTCTAGAATAATAAATTTTTGAGTGCAAAAGAGAATATTAAGGTGAATTTGGGCATacctttttcttcaaaaaatatTTTACCTAAAAATAAAAAATGCATTTACTTAcctgaaattttttaatttacattgcgaaagaaaaaaaaatctaagGGCTCGTTTGGTTGATACGGGAATTACATTGACGTGTTAATTTGCAATGCACGAGAGTTTAATTCCTACATTAAAATAAGTGTACGTAGGGAAAATTATTGTATTGGttcattttattataaaatatgtATAGTGGATGACCATTATACCCTTACATTCCCAACCATTGTATCTATTCCCAACCATTGTATCTATTCATCTCCTTATCCTTTAGAAACCATTGTTACCTTTCACCAAAAGATCTCTTTGTATTCTTTATATATATGCACATGTACATGGAATAATATACAATAACAATGCTCACTTTCTCTTATATTGTTCTCTCTATTTATATTATCTTCTCTTATCAAATTAGAATTATAAAACGTTATCAGCACGATTCTCTATTCAAGATTGATGACAAATTTGGGAGAACCATCAAATTTAGGTTTATTGCAAACTTATATTTATTCAACTTTGATTTCGATTCATACTTAACAATTCTACCAAATTAATTTGTAAGTATTTCTATCTATACTAAatttatattattatgattatgatacatttttttttttgtatgtatTCACTTGTATATTTGAATTCATTtgttcacataatcatttcatgcacataatcatAATGTTTAAACGTAGTTAAAACATTTTATATTCCATAGTAGATGTGCGAGGTATATATATTTTTCTTATGCATGAGTCAATATTTTGTTGCCTCGAAATCGATGATGATCGAATGCTTAGGAGCACTATGTGATTGTTGTATTTGTTTGGAGAATAATAGAACCTTTAAATATATTTGTCATGTGTGAATTATAACGTATATGATATTTTAAGATCATGTCTAACTGATATTATTCATTTGCATCTTTGAATCTATATTCAAAAATGTTAGTAATTCGACaatctttgattttttttgaatttcggTATAACtattaatgatttttaatttgcaAGGTAATTCATATATGGGATCATCTTAGCATGTTTTTCGCATTAACATTGTTAATTAATTGACGAGTTTTCTATTGTCCAACGACAATTTGGGTTTTGATAATAAATATTGGTCACTATTTCTCAATCTTTAATTGTTTTATAAATTCCTCCAGTTTTTATTGGTACATTACTCTTATATATCTTTATTAATGACTTGTTATATTGACCAAATTATTTTGTCCATTTGATTCACATGTTAAATTATAATGCGGTTTGTGTAAGTAAATTAGCATTTGCTTTCACATAATTCCATCGTTGCGACATATTTATCCTCTTCTTTGCTAATTATGTTCATGTAACATATTGCATTTGTTTGATAGAGGGCTTTAATCATTAATCGTGAGAATTAAGTATGTGACTTGCAGTATGTTATATTAGTAACAACATGATTTCATTCGTAAAATTTTATATGACGCGCCTCCTTGGTATCCGTGGTATATTGTGCATTAAAGTTTATATCTAGTTGATTTCTATGCAACTTACTTTGGAAATTATGATTACACATTTTGATTACGTTATATGAATTTTGTTTAATTGTAAGTGGCCAGAAGTTCGCATATAAATGATAGTGGCCAGAAATTCACAACTGTGATTGTATGAACTATATTTGAGTTTAAAATGGCTAAAGCTGTCTTTATTAAAGAAAAATTATTTCGAAATTGATTTCATGTTCGCCTTTAGTTGAACAAATTAATGAAATCTGATTGAAAAGTCATAAATCCTGTCCAACTAAATCTGATCCATTCCCAATAGTGAATGTGATATCTCATAAATACTCTACCTGAAGTAGAGATAGAAGGCGTGGTTTAAGAATGAGTCTAATTAAAGATGCGGCCTTAATTGAGCCGAATATTGTGGCATTTGGTGAGCCAAATAAGAAATCCTTAATGAGCCTAATGATGCGacatttattgagctaatttcgTCCACCGTTGAAATAAAATATCTCATGAAAGTAAATATCTCATGAAAAGTCATGTGAGACTCATATACGCTAAACGTTTGGTATGAGGAATACTATATacgagttaaaatttgaaattcataCGATGACCTGAAATTCATGGTATTTACAAATATTCAAACTATGACCAGAAGTTCATTGTGTTTATAGATATATATTGAAATTGAGACCGGAAGTTCATAGTGTGTACAaatttttcacttttcatttaaTGAATATATTTTGAGCAATATTAACTCGGGATTATACATGGATATTTGCAAAATATGAGATACTCTTAAAACTTGAAAACCATATCAAACCGATTCAATATCTTTCCTTGTAACGAATGAGATATCATGTTATGAGGATGGAATTATTTTATCTTTCATAAAAATAATGTAGTCATATCGACGCATTATATATGGTGTAAGTGGCTTAAAACAGTTTATTGTGAAATCTTGTTTCACATGTGGCTCGGCAAACTAATGAGATAATATCGTCGTGGGACTTGTCCTATTGGTTACCATCATTATTCCTTGAAGTGCATATGGAATTGCCCGCAAAATATATTTGATTGGACGAAATATACCAACGATAGTGGTTAAGTATGAGCATGTAGATATTTTCATGAGTTATGTGTTCATTTGAAAACACTGCTTTTTCCCACCAGAAGTGGATATTACTTCACTCTTGGAATAAAAGTGATAATTTGATCAACTTATGATATATTATGAAGTAATTGGCTGAATAATACAAATAATTTGAAAGTTGTTGAATATTGCATCACCCCTAAAGAGAATAATTGATTCGTAAGTTGGATTATAATCAATTTACATGAATGTGTATGTCATCATTATATAttgataattataattgttgatcttatgATAAAATTATATATCACAAAATACTCAAAGAGTAATATAGTCATGTTCCCTGAAGGAATATTGATGAGTCTTGCCTACATGTATGAGACACTTGTTGTGTCctatgtcacatcatttatctggCCAGATATGAAATTTTTATTTTGAGTTTATATGATACGAATATTACTAACTAGATGATTAGCATGAGGAATTATAGCAACTTAAAATGCGGCGTGTGATGAAGTTTTTGAAACACGGCCAATGCTTATGAAATTGACACAGATTCTGAGCAAAAGGATAAAGTCGACATGAAATGGTTAGATGTGACAACTAAGACCATCCGGGTTCATATTATACCCGTTTTCATAAACCCGGAGTTTATCATAAAGAAAGATAAGTGCTGAAATTCTCTCGGGTAGAAATTTTATTAAAGGCAAGCCACTACACTAAGATTGAGTATATGTGATGTTGGAGATCTAAGCACTACTCGGAGTTGAATAAATAACTTAAATGTTCATGTATGGATTGACGCTATATTGAAGTGGCTTATAGTTGCATATTGAATTTTTCGAGTAGTTCTCGtgattaaaaatcacattttgattATTATATGTAATCGATGATATCCTGAGTTGGGCATTGTGATTCAGCACATATAAAATCCAATTGCATTATATGTTACTCCCCACAATATTTTGTTATTGTACAAAAATGCCCTTGTGAAATCTCatcgatgatatgagaaattgatGTCTAAGGTGGTTATGATAAATTTTGGACTATATATTGgttatagtttttaccaccttagggggagaaaaGTGAGTTAAAAGTTGGTAGAAACAAATATGGAATGATTATCGTGATAAGTTCAGATAATGTTATACATCAAATTCATTGAGTAGAggttttgaatttgatataacaaaaaaaaatattttttaccaGATTGATACATATACACCTGAAGTGTAATTCAATAAAAGTCAAGATGAATTGACGGTTCCACTATGAAAATGAAATAGATGATAAATAGCAAGATGAAGCAGTTTGTATGAAATAAGAATGCTATATTTGGAGTGTTCCTGAAGTGACACAGATATCTGAATGATAATAGATGGCCTAGATAAATATAATGGTACCAAATATATATTCAGATTCAGATATCATTGAACAAGATCTTGATATTATCAAAAGATGAtaaattatatcaatatatatatatatatatatatatatatatatatatatatatatatatatatatatatatatatatatatatatatatagatgagttcttataagtccacaaatttggttgagtccctaagtcctaatcttagccaatcattttttgagtgtaacttgattttatgagtgtaactttagtgtatgaatgtaactttaatactttatgagtgtaattttaattaaaatttgacattttttatataaaaatttgaatttatgttatACATCTTTATTTtgtatataaaaatttgaatttatgtaattttaatcatTGATGTAATTTAACacttttgaatttatgtaattttaacgatTTGTGTAATTTCAAcactttatgagtgtaactttactactatacaagtgtaactttaatattttaagaatgtaactttaatattttaaagtcattttttatgtaaaaatttaaatttatgtaatttttattatagATTATTTTTTGATAATTTTAATACTAAATCTATGTAACTTAGtcatttacgagtgtaactttagtttgatacgagtgtaactttagtccaagagaTGTGTAACTTCAGTATTGcacaagtgtaactttagtctgatacgggtgtaactttagtccagagtacaactttagtccaattaaagtgtaactttagtccgacAGAAGTATAACTTCAGTATTgcacgagtgtaactttagtactgcACGGGTGTAAATTTAGCCAAACCTACTTGTGCACAAACATGACCCCCACCACCACCCTCCTTTCTCACCGACCACCACAACACGCACCCTACCGCTTCTGGGCACCATCTATAACTTCTTCAAttgaaaaaaaacgtaaaaaagcATAGATCTGGCCACGACCATCGTCCTTTATCGCCATATCTACACCCCACCACCACTAAAACATGatgtaagattaaaaaaaaaaaaaaaagtcgcaGCCACCGccgctctttctctttctctcgtttttaaaaaaaaaacgccACCAACTCACAAAAAACCGAGATCTGAAAAggatctttaaaaaaaaaaaacgatccTCAAAACGCCGCCACCAccgctctttctctttctctcgtTTTTCTCTTTTGCCATAAataaccaacaaccaccaccaccattgcCTAAAAACGCCGTCTGCTTCATTTATCTCTCCTTTCTTGCCAAACTTCCCCACCGGTGCTGCAAATCCTCCACCAAACCGAGATCTGcgacaaaaacgaaaaaaaaagaaaagaaaaacacgGATCTGAAAAGAGGAGAAAATGGGAAGAGGAAGGGCAGTGGCGGCGGCGGTGGGTCGTCGTGGTGGAGGAGATGTGAGAAGATGACTAGTGGCATAGTGCATAACGTGGTGGCGGCGAGGTACAACCGAGTTGGTGGAtgaagattaaagggaaagagaataggagaggaggagagagagagagagagagagagagagagagagagagagagagagagagagagagagagttgggGAGGCAGTGAAATGAGAGTGGGAGATGTAAGATGTTAGGGTTTGTTGGCTTTTATATCTCATCCCTTTATTTTgatttaatctcaaccattcatttATTAGATCTAAGGGCTTGTATGAGGACTCAAGGACTCACTCTAAAAGGGTGGACTTAtaggatcctatatatatatatatatatatatatatatatatatatatatatatatatatatatatatatatatatatatatatttttgcgCGATATCTTATGGACTCGTAATGGGGATCTTCTACTTAAGTCCATTTTAATTGTCGACATATAATCATTTATTAAATGAGCTCATGGACATGAAGTCCATACATTGACCTGAGGTCAATATATGTTATGAATCTTGGAAAATAAACTGTACAGTTGCATTATTGAGTCATCACCATGTGCATTTAGAGATAAGTACATTATGTTGGAGCTTGtttcctccacaattagtgtgataacatttataaatctcttataggttctcaagggtatacttagtattttatcagttgattaacgattacttaataacggttggcttgctagaagtttgacgttattatcattctgatggcggtgatcaactggtccctaaaagtcacacgtaaaggatgtgtttgagagatgtgattatggaaatataatcacattgatgccttatatgactaaaaggtcagtccatgtatttgactaaacagttagtcaatgtgatgatgagacgattatttaatacaattaaataatattagctgagacgaattaactgtcaattcgtaaattgaatataaactgttatatttaattaatgtatataatgttagcttgaacgaattaagatgttaattcgtaattaaacgtaatcggttatatttaattagctaattataaatatgcgatatttatagttaaagtatatattatacgagattgtcataataaaatgttgacaggccggtattaataaatcgactacaaactgttgtgtgtaaacttattaatacatgtcgacataaattagacaattgagaaaataatacacattttatacattttgaggattaccaaaataagaagattttctcctcacTTTGGTAGTTGGTGAAAACCGAAAATAAATAGATAATTCTCCTTATTATTTTCGGTGGTCAAaacaagaaaaagaaggaaaaaaatatcttccctcaatctctcctatttcggttataataggtgAGTAGGGAGattatttttaacctaatttttcttaacaattctctcatcaaaaaaacacaaaaaccctaaaattaattagtgaatttggggatctcattctagcaaattgagaggcatttctcggagcatcttgggtgcaacaattaggagaatatcaattcgatattgttcttaggccaaatttgctaggaccaaaggttgattcatatctttattcttttgtttatgtaatttcatttatgactcgcttttcattattataatttcgttataatcctaaaatttatagaggaagtataccgatatttcccacaagtggtatcagagcataggccacgaaattattttatatgatttcataaatgaattaaacaaaaaaaaaaattcgaaaaaaaaggaaaaaaaaaaacaatcggccgaatttttttttttgccgaatgCATTTTCTTTTTAGCCGAGatgaattttgtttttttttttgatgtttttgttccattttgatttattaatattgttgttttaataagttaaaatgataagatgatgaatttgtagatattttgatttaatgaggattaaattaaaatgtaaatggaaatcgttttgattgttgatgatttgtttttgctatatagtttttggcatacatgagattaaattgttgtttaagaatcatgtatcattaattcatatgttgatgattatgccaatcttgttctagtagcaacattaaacaaatttgttcatttcAAAAGGattgtttgtttttcttttagggcATGAATGccgaaagcaaaaaaaaaaaaaaaaattctgtttttttttcgccTTTTAGGGCTTAATGCCGAGtggaataaaaaaaaatttttgtttttcCTTCGGTTTTTGTGGCAATTGCCGAAATAAAAAAATTTATTACTGCTTTTTTTTGCATTATGCCGAGagccaaagaaaaaaaaaactgtttatTTTGTTTTTGGCTGAATGCCGTatgcaaataaaaaaaaatttgtttattttggtcaattattattattatctataatgaatattaattattgtgaaaaggttcataaattaaagatacctaattattttaaagaggtttaaaataatggtggattaattcatattacaagattaatatgtattaagattaaatttattgtgagtaattgaggaattgtcacataatttgatcatttaaataggtggtttggataaattactctacataattaaggaattatgtcttgaatgtttaatttatagttgatgcatttttatttagttgaatgttttgttgaatggtttatttacgtacttttgcaatcggttgtaaatttgtaatacctagtgtggccttagttaattatgttttcgtaatgatggaaacataatttttatgtaatttgagatctcgtatctccttttggttttctttaagtattatggttttgaaattagaatgtaaataggtttattatgtaatttttaaattgtaattttgagaagactaaagatggagattggattgctcactcccgctacatggaccaagatggaacatcaagacaagcttctcgggtccaaggatgaattccaaagttgtatttatgttcattttggtagataggccacactaggactttattttgttttacgtctttccattcttattgcttttcattcacatgatagttagtgcatcattttccgcctaaatcaagccacctactaatatgcatgaaaattgactcatatagattgtatgttagttttcatagacatataGATGTCAcacatttttaagccatcaccttagtttattcagtctcgcatgctagatattagttcacttaaaatgaattaaaataaagttgatgggatcttcctctcaaactgaaattgagactagtctttataagggcaaacaactatgaatcccttcttcgtcggtaggcatataggaccttactctccatatgaccccttctacgttgggtacgtagtttgtgttgacttagtttacctcaacattagaatccgaagagtttctcgtgattatgatggactatagatagaatttacagaaatttatcaacca is a window encoding:
- the LOC141605039 gene encoding mannose-1-phosphate guanylyltransferase 1: MKALILVGGFGTRLRPFTLSFPKPLVDFANKPMILHQIEALKAVGVTEVVLAINYQPEVMLNFLKDFEAKLGIKITCSQETEPMGTAGPLALARDKLIDNSGEPFFVLNSDVISEYPLKEMIEFHKAHDGEASIMVTKVDEPSKYGVVVMEESTGKVERFVEKPKLFVGNKINAGIYLLDPSVLDKIELRPTSIEKEVFPKIAAEKKLYAMVLPGFWMDIGQPRDYITGLRLYLDSLRKKSSPKLASGDHIIGNVLVDETAKIGEGCLIGPDVAVGPGCVIESGVRLSRCTVMRGVRIKKHACISSSIIGWHSTVGQWARVENMTLLGEDVHVSDEVYSNGGVVLPHKEIKTSILKPEIVM